A region from the Lentisphaera profundi genome encodes:
- a CDS encoding DUF1552 domain-containing protein encodes MYVKKFKALDRRTFLKGAGGALMALPMLESMANSNDPSKSPKRMVCAAVFYGLMPKYFTPEKTGFDYELSPLLEPLAQHKKDFSVFSGLDHNIGGGHQSTRYFLNGIPVTQARGYAEGNISVDQKAAQFVGSETRYPSLVLGATSNTMNYISWSENSIAKAQITKVSHLYNILFLNKGKKQKIQFEQGLKDKSSILDLVREDAKKYKNKFSQSDKDKLDQYFTSIRELEKRAEQSRTWLHRPKAKSNYTLNPDVDQLDIAQRMNYYYDLMALALQTDSTRVISLSFSGLGPNYGGFEGVSHDMHTLSHHGNVESTMKELLLIEKSQMAGFSYFLDKLKAIKEPSGKTLFDSTMSLFGCGMSSGNSHSNRNLPVVLAGGGFKHGEHKKYQRKNNESVELSNLYLSMLQNFGLEIDSFNKSQGPLKNLERIS; translated from the coding sequence ATGTACGTGAAAAAATTTAAAGCATTAGATCGAAGAACCTTTTTGAAAGGCGCAGGTGGGGCTTTAATGGCCTTGCCGATGCTCGAATCAATGGCGAACTCAAATGATCCATCGAAGTCACCCAAAAGAATGGTTTGCGCGGCGGTTTTCTATGGTTTGATGCCTAAATATTTCACTCCAGAAAAGACTGGCTTTGATTACGAGCTGAGTCCCTTACTTGAACCTTTGGCCCAGCATAAAAAAGATTTTTCAGTGTTCTCGGGCTTAGATCATAATATCGGAGGAGGGCATCAGTCCACGCGCTATTTTTTAAATGGCATCCCCGTGACTCAAGCAAGGGGCTACGCAGAAGGGAATATTTCTGTAGACCAAAAAGCAGCTCAATTTGTAGGGAGTGAAACGCGTTATCCCTCTTTAGTACTGGGAGCGACAAGCAATACCATGAACTATATATCGTGGTCAGAAAATAGTATTGCGAAAGCTCAAATCACAAAAGTTTCTCATTTATACAATATTTTATTTTTGAATAAAGGAAAAAAACAAAAAATACAATTTGAGCAAGGCTTAAAAGATAAATCATCCATTTTAGATCTCGTACGTGAGGATGCTAAAAAATATAAAAATAAATTCAGTCAATCGGATAAAGATAAACTCGATCAATATTTCACTTCAATCAGAGAACTAGAGAAACGCGCTGAACAGTCGCGCACTTGGTTGCATCGTCCCAAAGCCAAAAGTAACTACACTTTAAATCCAGATGTGGATCAATTGGATATTGCCCAACGGATGAATTATTATTACGACCTAATGGCACTCGCGCTGCAAACCGACTCAACTCGAGTGATTTCATTAAGTTTCTCTGGCTTGGGACCTAATTATGGTGGATTTGAAGGTGTGAGCCATGATATGCATACCCTCTCTCATCATGGCAATGTGGAATCGACAATGAAAGAATTACTACTCATAGAAAAAAGTCAGATGGCGGGATTTTCATACTTTTTGGATAAACTAAAAGCGATTAAAGAGCCTTCAGGAAAAACACTCTTCGATTCCACTATGTCGCTTTTTGGTTGTGGCATGAGTAGTGGGAATTCCCATAGTAATCGCAATCTACCCGTGGTATTAGCGGGCGGTGGTTTTAAGCATGGAGAGCATAAGAAATACCAACGAAAAAATAATGAATCGGTTGAACTTAGCAACCTATATCTTTCGATGTTGCAGAATTTTGGTTTGGAAATTGATAGCTTTAATAAATCTCAAGGGCCGCTAAAAAACTTGGAACGAATTTCATGA
- a CDS encoding DUF1592 domain-containing protein, with protein sequence MKKFIFLSLVLFAFAAINADESYEIDGRILKPFLDNYCVKCHGAEKQKGDVRLDNIFAEGAKLDLNSEDTVFHLSDILDQLHLGEMPPKKAEHQPSSEALKQITSFLSTSLLELEKSRRTSGTVMRRLTIQEYKNTVRDLLDIDTEYLDFTTGFPADDNDHGFVNIGESQIMSEAHLDSYLDAAQKYLQRAFQFGPQRTSEIRTIKPSDWGLDAKTNGDWVFRFNNQDKYIDIGSGQRDLSTHNSLASVPKKLLVQRNNLKAGYYKIRISAGAVNRLTHPYDASMIPCDLSVPMQLGLYISDSFMGMTPSGGSNRNLLAVYDLKDNNEEEYECTVWLDKGEFPFVNWHNGPGVSDKWMRYVVAKYHDDITYSAKEGAHRYTITGKNAIPGRMVSESWKGPVIRIHNLELEGPLDDLPIANDLYMQGERVAISLHKVINAFAEKAYRRPIKAGEMQAYIKMAQELVISKKKSKRQALLMALQAVMVSRDFLFIPERNEFGIQLSSYEIASRLSYALWGSMPDKALMDLAKNDFLQERKIVRTQVERMLSDPKAAYLTKSFTDSWLHLSKLGEMPPDKRKFHNYYRDNLEAFMQEETRRFFDYILYNNRPITDFIDADYSFVNKQLAELYGLEGVVSPRFSKITWPAGTPRGGLLGQASVLTVSANGVETSPVIRGAWILENILGTPPAPPPPDVEALEPDIRGAKTLKERLSKHRDVETCADCHSKIDPYGFPLEFYDPIGEFRPNYNRSFWDVRKNIKIKRKGIKVDGSSELASSEKFHDLASLKQVLMKRKDLFARNLASKLLKHGVGRHLTVTDKDEITKILAKSQQGNYLFKDLLIDVISSQAFISK encoded by the coding sequence ATGAAAAAGTTTATTTTCTTGAGCTTAGTACTCTTTGCTTTCGCGGCAATAAACGCAGATGAGAGTTATGAAATTGATGGTAGAATCCTGAAGCCGTTCCTCGATAATTACTGCGTGAAATGTCATGGTGCGGAAAAACAAAAAGGTGATGTGAGGCTCGATAATATTTTTGCAGAGGGCGCAAAACTAGATCTAAATTCTGAAGATACAGTTTTTCATTTAAGTGATATTTTGGATCAGCTTCACCTAGGGGAGATGCCTCCTAAAAAAGCTGAGCATCAACCATCAAGTGAGGCATTAAAACAAATCACTAGCTTTCTGAGTACAAGCCTGCTGGAATTGGAAAAGAGCCGAAGAACTTCGGGAACAGTGATGCGTCGGCTGACAATTCAAGAGTATAAAAATACCGTCCGGGATCTCTTGGACATAGATACAGAATATTTGGATTTCACTACTGGCTTCCCTGCAGATGATAATGATCACGGCTTTGTGAATATTGGTGAAAGTCAAATTATGTCGGAAGCGCATTTAGATAGCTATCTTGATGCGGCTCAAAAATATCTACAAAGGGCCTTTCAATTTGGGCCTCAACGAACAAGTGAAATCAGGACGATCAAGCCAAGTGATTGGGGTTTAGATGCCAAGACGAATGGTGATTGGGTTTTTCGCTTTAATAATCAAGATAAATACATAGATATTGGTTCAGGACAAAGAGATTTGTCAACGCACAATTCTTTAGCCAGTGTACCTAAAAAATTACTTGTGCAGCGCAATAATTTAAAAGCTGGTTATTACAAAATACGCATCAGTGCCGGAGCCGTGAATCGCCTGACTCATCCCTATGATGCCAGTATGATTCCTTGTGACTTAAGCGTGCCAATGCAGTTGGGGCTCTATATTTCCGACTCATTTATGGGTATGACACCTTCGGGAGGAAGCAATAGGAACTTATTGGCTGTCTATGATTTAAAAGATAATAATGAAGAGGAATATGAGTGTACGGTTTGGCTCGATAAAGGTGAATTTCCTTTCGTCAATTGGCACAATGGACCAGGAGTTTCGGACAAATGGATGCGTTATGTCGTCGCCAAATACCACGATGATATTACTTACTCAGCCAAAGAGGGCGCTCATCGTTATACAATTACAGGGAAAAATGCGATTCCGGGAAGAATGGTTTCAGAGTCTTGGAAAGGGCCTGTGATTCGAATTCACAACTTGGAATTAGAGGGGCCACTAGATGATTTGCCTATTGCCAACGATTTGTATATGCAGGGCGAAAGAGTGGCAATTAGTCTGCACAAGGTGATTAATGCTTTTGCGGAGAAAGCTTATCGACGACCAATAAAAGCTGGGGAAATGCAGGCTTATATCAAAATGGCGCAAGAGCTAGTGATAAGTAAGAAAAAGAGCAAGCGTCAAGCCCTTTTGATGGCCTTGCAGGCGGTAATGGTATCGCGCGACTTTTTGTTTATTCCCGAAAGAAATGAGTTTGGAATTCAGTTGAGTTCCTACGAAATTGCTAGTCGTTTGTCTTATGCCCTCTGGGGGTCAATGCCTGATAAAGCATTGATGGATCTTGCGAAAAATGATTTCTTACAAGAGCGAAAAATTGTACGAACTCAAGTAGAAAGAATGTTGAGTGATCCTAAAGCAGCGTATTTGACCAAGAGTTTCACGGATAGTTGGTTACATTTATCTAAGCTGGGTGAGATGCCTCCTGACAAGAGGAAATTCCACAATTATTACCGTGATAATTTAGAAGCTTTCATGCAGGAAGAAACGCGTAGATTTTTTGATTATATTCTTTATAATAATCGTCCAATTACAGATTTTATTGATGCGGATTATTCATTTGTGAATAAGCAATTGGCGGAACTTTATGGGCTCGAAGGTGTGGTTAGTCCACGTTTTTCAAAGATAACATGGCCTGCGGGCACGCCACGTGGTGGCTTACTGGGGCAAGCAAGTGTTTTAACCGTGAGTGCGAATGGTGTGGAAACCTCACCCGTGATTCGTGGAGCCTGGATCTTGGAAAATATTTTGGGAACTCCGCCCGCACCACCTCCCCCAGATGTTGAAGCTCTTGAGCCCGATATACGTGGAGCCAAAACTCTAAAAGAAAGGCTATCGAAACACCGTGATGTGGAAACATGTGCTGATTGTCATTCCAAGATCGATCCCTATGGCTTTCCCTTAGAGTTTTATGATCCCATAGGAGAATTTCGTCCGAATTATAATAGGTCTTTTTGGGATGTACGGAAAAATATAAAAATTAAGCGGAAGGGAATTAAAGTCGATGGTAGTTCAGAACTTGCGTCGAGTGAAAAATTTCACGATCTAGCGAGTCTCAAGCAGGTATTGATGAAACGAAAGGATCTTTTTGCAAGAAATCTAGCATCGAAATTACTGAAACACGGGGTGGGTCGTCACCTTACGGTGACAGACAAAGATGAGATCACAAAGATTTTGGCAAAAAGTCAGCAAGGCAACTACCTCTTCAAAGATTTGCTGATCGATGTCATCAGCTCCCAAGCTTTTATCAGTAAATAA
- a CDS encoding arylsulfatase, with the protein MMSAIVPFSSQAENSLKDSKPNIILVMTDDQGYGDLGCHGHPFIKTPNLDKLYGQSQRFTNFHASPTCAPTRAALMSGRAPYKNGITHTILERERMTLEATTVAEVLKSAGYTTGIFGKWHLGDADEYQPDQRGFDEVFIHGAGGIGQNYPGTQGAVPGTSYFNPIIKHNKKFVQTEGYCTDVFFKQALGWIKEQKDKPFFAYIASNAPHGPFIVADNYKKMYADHTKVDKQQAFFGMITNIDENMGLLMTKLDEWDLADNTLLIFMTDNGSSVGSRIFNAGMKGAKASANEGGSRVPLFMRLPGKINAGVDVKKLTRHYDLMPTFAELAGAELSDDLDLDGRSLLTLINKPEAQWADRNLFFHGARWNKKGAGDRWGKGNTDPEGAKYTRFAVRTEKWRLVGKALYNIEKDPGEKKDVSQEYPEIAAEMLKSFDAWWLEVRPLMVNEDAPLDTGKPFIEQFDKQKAQSGIPAWKEPKL; encoded by the coding sequence ATGATGAGCGCGATCGTTCCCTTTAGTTCTCAAGCAGAAAATTCTTTAAAGGATTCTAAACCCAATATTATTTTGGTGATGACCGATGATCAAGGTTATGGCGACCTCGGCTGTCATGGACACCCCTTTATCAAAACACCAAATTTAGATAAGCTCTATGGCCAAAGCCAACGCTTCACTAATTTCCACGCGAGCCCCACTTGCGCACCCACACGTGCGGCTTTGATGTCGGGTAGAGCACCTTATAAGAATGGAATTACACACACTATTTTAGAGCGTGAACGCATGACTTTGGAAGCAACCACGGTGGCAGAAGTTCTGAAAAGTGCGGGTTACACAACGGGGATTTTCGGAAAATGGCATTTGGGGGATGCGGATGAGTATCAACCCGATCAACGTGGCTTCGATGAAGTCTTTATTCATGGAGCAGGTGGCATCGGTCAAAATTATCCAGGAACACAAGGCGCCGTGCCGGGAACCAGTTATTTTAATCCAATCATAAAACACAATAAAAAGTTTGTTCAGACTGAGGGTTATTGTACAGATGTCTTTTTTAAGCAGGCCTTAGGCTGGATAAAAGAGCAGAAAGACAAGCCCTTTTTTGCGTACATCGCAAGCAATGCCCCCCATGGACCTTTTATTGTTGCGGACAATTATAAGAAAATGTATGCCGATCATACCAAAGTAGATAAGCAGCAAGCCTTCTTTGGGATGATCACTAATATTGATGAAAATATGGGTCTGCTGATGACGAAACTCGATGAGTGGGACTTAGCGGATAATACACTGCTTATTTTCATGACGGATAATGGTAGCTCGGTGGGATCAAGGATTTTTAACGCGGGCATGAAAGGCGCGAAAGCAAGTGCCAATGAAGGTGGTTCTCGCGTTCCTTTATTCATGCGTTTACCAGGGAAAATTAATGCCGGAGTAGACGTCAAAAAATTGACGCGCCATTATGATTTAATGCCGACTTTTGCGGAACTCGCAGGTGCGGAACTTTCCGATGATCTTGATTTAGATGGTCGTAGTCTGCTTACTTTAATCAATAAACCAGAAGCTCAATGGGCCGATAGGAATCTCTTCTTTCATGGGGCTCGCTGGAATAAGAAAGGTGCAGGTGATCGTTGGGGTAAAGGCAATACTGATCCCGAAGGCGCCAAATATACTCGCTTTGCAGTACGTACTGAAAAATGGCGCTTAGTGGGAAAAGCACTTTATAATATCGAAAAAGATCCGGGCGAAAAAAAGGATGTCAGCCAAGAATACCCCGAGATTGCAGCGGAAATGCTCAAATCATTTGATGCGTGGTGGTTAGAAGTTCGTCCACTTATGGTGAATGAAGATGCGCCACTCGATACGGGCAAGCCCTTCATTGAACAATTTGATAAGCAGAAAGCTCAGAGTGGCATCCCTGCGTGGAAGGAACCCAAGCTTTAA
- a CDS encoding sulfatase-like hydrolase/transferase: MTKLLLSSFLLGLSLLGAETPRPNVIIIMTYDQGYGDLGCHGHPFIKTPNIDNFAKTSLRLSNFHQMPMCTASRAALMTGKYAEQTGAWRTSLGRTMMRGDNITLAEVFKDQGYKTAHFDKWHLGDQWPSNPQGQGFDEVLGLRCGAIGQIADYWGNDYFDDTYYRNGTHKKYKGYCTNVFFDQTIRFISEQKNEPFFIYLAPNIPHLPSMLLTSTLSLMLRKESTQN; encoded by the coding sequence ATGACTAAGCTCCTACTTTCAAGTTTTTTGCTCGGCCTCTCTCTGTTAGGAGCCGAAACCCCGCGCCCCAATGTCATTATCATCATGACCTACGACCAAGGTTATGGCGACCTCGGCTGTCATGGACATCCCTTTATCAAAACGCCAAATATTGATAACTTTGCCAAAACTTCTCTACGTTTAAGTAATTTCCATCAAATGCCGATGTGTACCGCTTCTCGTGCGGCACTGATGACGGGTAAATATGCTGAGCAAACGGGAGCCTGGCGCACTAGTCTCGGACGTACAATGATGCGTGGTGATAACATCACCCTCGCGGAAGTATTCAAAGACCAAGGATACAAAACAGCTCACTTCGACAAATGGCATCTAGGTGATCAATGGCCAAGTAATCCGCAAGGACAAGGTTTTGATGAAGTTCTCGGCCTACGTTGCGGCGCCATTGGCCAAATTGCCGATTATTGGGGCAATGATTATTTCGATGATACCTATTACCGCAATGGAACTCACAAGAAATATAAAGGTTATTGTACAAATGTTTTTTTTGATCAAACCATACGTTTCATCTCAGAACAAAAAAATGAGCCCTTCTTTATTTACTTGGCTCCCAATATTCCCCACCTTCCCTCAATGTTGCTGACAAGTACTCTCAGCCTCATGTTACGAAAGGAATCGACCCAAAATTAG
- a CDS encoding type II secretion system protein produces MNKKSFTLIELLVAVAIIGILVSLLLPVLSKARKKARGEVCISQIKQLNYALNMFTEDNDGYFPRLTYTPNGSYWTTWWMGENGTLYNTPIAGRPLNQYLGNSTAVAECPSDYGKTIADLHGSSYEQNNGYINGAIGKGSRGGKVHAETLTDVINPSYQVSIGEQSYYWRAKNSSNNISTVKATHSDWGRLNLGFVDGHVSANIYVPISLKTTAQYTLENAP; encoded by the coding sequence ATGAACAAGAAATCCTTTACCTTAATAGAATTATTGGTAGCGGTAGCTATTATTGGAATCCTAGTATCATTGCTCTTACCGGTATTAAGTAAAGCTCGAAAAAAAGCCCGAGGGGAAGTGTGTATTTCACAGATTAAGCAATTGAATTATGCGTTGAATATGTTCACCGAGGATAATGATGGTTATTTTCCTAGACTTACCTATACACCCAACGGCAGTTATTGGACAACGTGGTGGATGGGTGAAAATGGCACCTTATACAATACCCCTATCGCTGGGCGTCCTTTAAATCAATATTTAGGTAATTCGACAGCTGTCGCGGAATGCCCCAGTGACTACGGTAAAACTATAGCCGATTTGCATGGATCATCTTATGAACAGAACAACGGCTATATAAATGGTGCTATTGGGAAAGGGAGCAGGGGAGGCAAAGTCCACGCCGAAACACTAACAGATGTTATCAATCCGTCCTACCAGGTAAGTATAGGAGAGCAATCATACTACTGGAGAGCTAAAAATAGCAGTAATAACATATCAACAGTAAAGGCTACTCATAGCGATTGGGGTAGACTTAATTTAGGTTTTGTTGATGGTCATGTTTCCGCAAATATTTATGTCCCCATATCTCTAAAAACCACCGCTCAGTATACCTTAGAAAATGCTCCGTGA
- a CDS encoding serine/threonine-protein kinase: MDLSKKLQNLDELENDFSEQLDLHDLYNFSELNAEELSEVTPLLNSLCIDRKRYGEVLESFTGGEKRVDRVHDFCAGRDVALATPLKNENELDYEDFLREARITSRLQHPNIMSIHDIGLDENKSPYFTMDFISGQSLALLLKDRGNNKNLLNERLGLFQKVCDAIAYAHSRGVIHLDLKPENINVGSFGEVVVYDWGLAKIIDQRIKVPEQNESSEELDMLNDVTLSGQVKGTPGYLAPEQIGDDCEKSKRSDVYALGAILYAILTGHPPISADNMEDLIRKTKQGIISGAKETYPDQFIPSSLSAVCMKALSRDPEERYTSVEELQNEIVKYQHGFATEAEHASTWMQLKLLMKRHQKTFSITMTFLLVLICFGAFSFVRISHEKNQALAAQSDAEENFFLYKTENELKQKLDKDLRSLVHQSSLGGHYETTRIMIESVDKALLDPESQLDKNQLLSFKGDLHFTLQEFNKAAAAYSESNPILYEISSEYARIKVDDATLLSNRQLGDLLESFITSKYKYVAYQTFYYHVLRSENSDPQSYTKAVKNLLDLLNNKAHWLFAELTLSRGNEFNHLDLSEAPYQIFILPIATEEPYNVLACLDINSIDFHGSDFSDFERLLGLRLEVLDIRQTKLGHEKIKLMNEKLGLKKLIIEEGQFENDRIKQLAKYVEIEIVLAGKRIQE, translated from the coding sequence ATGGATCTATCTAAAAAACTACAGAATCTAGACGAGCTGGAGAATGACTTCAGCGAACAATTGGATTTACATGACTTATATAATTTTTCAGAGCTAAATGCAGAAGAATTAAGTGAAGTGACTCCTTTGTTGAATTCTTTGTGTATTGATAGAAAGCGATATGGCGAAGTGCTTGAGTCATTCACTGGGGGAGAAAAACGAGTTGACCGAGTTCACGACTTTTGTGCGGGTCGCGATGTAGCGTTGGCGACACCACTGAAAAACGAAAATGAACTTGATTATGAAGATTTTTTGCGTGAAGCACGCATCACCTCACGTCTCCAGCATCCAAATATCATGTCGATTCACGATATCGGACTCGATGAAAATAAGTCTCCTTATTTCACCATGGATTTTATTTCGGGTCAAAGCTTAGCTTTGCTACTGAAGGATAGGGGCAATAATAAAAATTTACTTAATGAGCGACTGGGACTTTTTCAAAAAGTCTGCGATGCCATTGCCTATGCCCATTCTCGAGGTGTTATTCATCTGGATCTAAAACCGGAAAATATCAATGTCGGTAGTTTTGGGGAAGTGGTTGTTTATGATTGGGGCTTGGCCAAAATTATTGATCAAAGAATCAAAGTTCCAGAGCAAAATGAAAGTTCTGAGGAGCTCGATATGCTCAATGATGTAACCCTGTCAGGCCAAGTGAAGGGGACGCCGGGCTACTTAGCTCCCGAGCAAATTGGAGATGATTGTGAAAAGAGTAAGAGAAGCGATGTTTATGCTTTAGGAGCAATACTTTACGCTATTCTGACGGGGCATCCGCCCATTTCTGCCGATAATATGGAAGACTTAATAAGAAAGACGAAGCAGGGCATTATTTCAGGGGCGAAAGAAACTTATCCCGATCAGTTTATTCCCTCGAGTTTGAGTGCGGTGTGCATGAAGGCACTATCACGAGATCCAGAAGAGCGTTATACTTCTGTAGAAGAGCTTCAAAACGAAATTGTAAAATATCAGCATGGTTTTGCGACTGAAGCCGAACACGCCTCAACATGGATGCAGCTGAAGCTTTTAATGAAGAGACACCAGAAAACTTTTTCAATCACAATGACCTTCCTCTTGGTGTTGATTTGTTTTGGGGCTTTTTCTTTTGTTCGAATTAGCCATGAAAAGAATCAAGCCTTGGCCGCTCAGAGCGACGCGGAAGAAAATTTTTTCTTGTATAAGACAGAAAATGAATTGAAGCAGAAGTTGGATAAAGATTTACGCTCCTTGGTGCATCAGAGTTCCCTGGGGGGGCATTATGAAACGACGCGAATTATGATTGAATCGGTAGATAAAGCCTTGTTAGATCCTGAGAGTCAATTGGATAAGAATCAGCTTTTGAGCTTTAAAGGTGACTTGCATTTTACGCTCCAAGAATTTAATAAAGCGGCAGCCGCTTATAGTGAATCGAATCCGATTTTATATGAAATTTCCAGTGAATATGCTCGGATTAAAGTCGATGATGCGACTTTACTCAGTAATCGCCAACTAGGGGATTTATTGGAATCGTTTATTACTTCTAAATATAAGTATGTGGCCTATCAAACTTTTTACTATCATGTTTTACGCAGTGAAAATTCTGATCCTCAGTCCTATACAAAGGCGGTGAAAAATCTACTTGATTTACTCAATAATAAAGCGCATTGGCTTTTTGCTGAGCTTACTTTATCTCGTGGCAATGAGTTTAATCATTTAGATCTGAGTGAAGCCCCTTATCAGATTTTCATTTTGCCAATTGCTACCGAGGAACCCTATAATGTACTTGCATGCCTGGATATAAATTCCATTGATTTTCATGGCAGTGATTTTTCTGATTTTGAGCGTCTTTTAGGTTTGCGCCTAGAGGTCTTGGATATTCGTCAAACCAAGTTAGGGCATGAAAAAATTAAGTTAATGAATGAGAAATTGGGCCTTAAAAAATTGATTATTGAAGAGGGGCAATTTGAAAACGATCGGATTAAACAGCTTGCCAAATATGTTGAGATCGAAATTGTTCTCGCAGGAAAGCGGATCCAAGAGTGA
- a CDS encoding prepilin-type N-terminal cleavage/methylation domain-containing protein, translating to MKKFTLIELLVVIAIIGILASLLLPVLGKARKKAQASVCKNKLKQISMAAFMYSEDFDDYGPLTENFDPWAKKLSTQAYLPELNTSNKNGIYRCPNGADMTNYSTNNYSMNWRLGHDNGSSVQEGYHANLKLSSNHAADTIFFIDSYNNSSTIWYANLADESKVYYSDESLRIARHQGKANLVFIDGHVESKSGAQLLNMGAEPWASDLWTP from the coding sequence ATGAAAAAATTCACTTTGATTGAATTACTCGTGGTAATCGCCATAATCGGGATTTTGGCTTCTTTGTTACTGCCTGTTTTAGGGAAGGCGCGTAAAAAAGCTCAGGCCAGTGTTTGTAAGAACAAACTCAAACAAATCTCAATGGCAGCATTTATGTATTCAGAAGATTTTGATGACTATGGCCCATTGACCGAGAACTTTGATCCTTGGGCAAAAAAACTTTCTACACAGGCTTACTTGCCTGAGTTAAATACAAGTAATAAAAATGGTATATATCGTTGTCCTAATGGCGCCGACATGACTAATTACTCAACGAATAATTATTCCATGAATTGGCGTCTCGGTCACGATAATGGTTCTAGTGTTCAAGAGGGCTATCACGCCAATTTAAAATTAAGTTCTAACCATGCGGCAGATACGATTTTTTTTATCGATTCCTATAATAACTCTAGCACTATCTGGTACGCAAACTTGGCTGATGAAAGCAAAGTTTACTACTCAGACGAGAGTCTGCGTATTGCACGCCACCAAGGAAAAGCTAACTTAGTTTTTATCGATGGTCATGTGGAAAGTAAATCAGGTGCTCAGCTACTTAATATGGGAGCTGAACCCTGGGCCAGTGATCTGTGGACACCCTAG